From Lolium perenne isolate Kyuss_39 chromosome 5, Kyuss_2.0, whole genome shotgun sequence, a single genomic window includes:
- the LOC139831625 gene encoding uncharacterized protein — protein MRTRLLPCDRQWPSPEVFHPCLWDGDLLLEEAGEITTHIYSFYKGLFAAGPRTGVALVADLWPARAWVSDEENAALTLPFLPTEVRGALEGMKPSSAPGLDGLPVVFFQKFWAKLQETIMPMFQEFYVGTLDMGRLNYGVITLIPKVVGATDIRQFRPITVINVIQRLFSKTVMTGSTAININGEVGPYFRPACGVRQGDPLSPILFNAAVDSLAEILERARISGHITGVVGHLIPGGGVTHLQYADDTMIMFEGSDRDIQNTKFLLLCFEAMSGLKINFDKSEVVVLGYPPEVQQRIADNLNCRLATFPVNYLGVPVRDSRILIRDLAPLVGRVREKAEPWCGRFTSKGSKTVLIDSCLSSLPMYIMGLYLLPEGVHAAFDKELSRFFRVTDKAAKNITWSSGPMCAPPRILGA, from the exons ATGCGAACACGCTTACTTCCATGCGATCGCCAATGGCCGtcgccggaagtgttccatccctGTCTTTGGGATGGTGACCTCCTGTTGGAGGAGGCCGGGGAGATCACCACCCATATTTATTCCTTCTATAAAGGCCTCTTCGCGGCAGGCCCCAGGACCGGGGTTGCCCTCGTGGCGGATCTATGGCCAGCTAGGGCCTGGGTCTCAGACGAGGAGAATGCCGCCCTCACCCTTCCGTTCCTCCCAACGGAAGTACGTGGAGCGCTTGAGGGCATGAAGCCTAGCTCGGCCCCTGGCCTCGATGGTCTCCCGGTTGTTTTCTTCCAGAAATTCTGGGCGAAACTCCAGGAGACTATCATGCCAATGTTTCAAGAGTTCTACGTGGGAACTCTTGACATGGGGCGGCTGAACTACGGTGTTATTACCTTGATCCCCAAGGTTGTGGGGGCCACGGATATACGCCAGTTTAGGCCTATTACGGTCATCAACGTAATCCAGCGGTTGTTCTCCAAG ACGGTGATGACTGGCAGCACGGCCATCAACATTAATGGGGAAGTGGGTCCCTATTTTAGGCCGGCGTGTGGAGTGAGACAGGGGGACCCCCTTTCCCCTATCCTCTTCAACGCGGCGGTTGACTCCCTGGCCGAGATTCTGGAGAGGGCTAGGATCTCGGGCCATATTACCGGAGTGGTCGGCCACCTCATCCCTGGTGGAGGGGTGACCCACCTCCAGTATGCGGACGATACCATGATCATGTTCGAGGGCTCGGACCGGGACATCCAGAACACCAAGTTCCTTCTCCtctgttttgaggccatgtcgggcCTCAAAATAAACTTTGACAAAAGTGAGGTAGTGGTCTTGGGGTACCCTCCGGAAGTTCAACAGCGGATCGCTGACAACCTCAATTGTAGGTTGGCAACCTTCCCTGTGAACTACTTGGGGGTACCTGTTAGGGATTCTAGGATCCTTATTAGAGACCTCGCCCCCCTTGTGGGGCGAGTTAGAGAGAAGGCTGAACCATGGTGCGGGAGGTTCACTTCCAAGGGTAGCAAAACAGTTCTTATCGACTCATGCTTGTCTAGTCTTCCCATGTATATCATGGGCCTGTACCTCCTCCCTGAAGGGGTACATGCGGCCTTCGACAAAGAGCTATCTCGCTTCTTCCGCGTGACAGACAAAGCCGCCAAAAATATCACATGGTCAAGTGGGCCGATGTGTGCGCCCCCAAGGATCTTGGGGGCATAG